In a single window of the Coffea eugenioides isolate CCC68of chromosome 3, Ceug_1.0, whole genome shotgun sequence genome:
- the LOC113764530 gene encoding guanine nucleotide-binding protein subunit gamma 2-like — MQSVSSEQGRSAADTRGKHRISAELKRLEQEARFLEEELEQLEKMEKASASCKEMLSKVETRPDPLLPATNGPLNPSWDRWFEGPQEKSGCRCWIL, encoded by the exons ATGCAATCAGTGAGCTCGGAGCAGGGGAGATCGGCGGCAGATACGAGAGGGAAGCATAGGATTTCTGCTGAATTGAAAAGACTTGAGCAAGAAGCTCGCTTTTTGGAG GAAGAACTAGAACAGCTTGAGAAGATGGAGAAGGCCTCAGCTTCTTGCAAGGA GATGCTGAGTAAGGTGGAGACAAGACCGGATCCGCTACTTCCAGC GACGAATGGCCCGCTCAATCCATCCTGGGATCGATGGTTTGAGGGGCCTCAAGAGAAATCAGGATGCAGGTGCTGGATTCTGTGA
- the LOC113764526 gene encoding ADP-ribosylation factor-like protein 5, protein MGAFLSRFWFMLFPAKEYKIVVVGLDNAGKTTTLYKLHLGEVVTTHPTVGSNVEELVYKNIRFEVWDLGGQDRLRTSWATYYRGTHAVIVVIDSTDRARISIMKDELFRLLPHEDLQSAVILVFANKQDLKDAMSPAEITDALSLHSIKDHDWHIQACCALTGEGLYDGLGWVAQRVSGKAPSLES, encoded by the exons TACAAGATTGTGGTGGTTGGATTGGATAACGCCGGCAAAACGACAACGCTTTACAAGTTGCATTTGGGGGAGGTGGTTACTACTCATCCTACAGTCGGCAGCAACGTCGAAGAACttgtttataaaaatataagatTTGAG GTTTGGGATCTAGGCGGTCAAGATCGGCTTAGGACGTCATGGGCTACCTACTACCGTGGAACTCACGCTGTGATTGTAGTAATTGACAGCACTGATAGAGCCAGGATTTCCATAATGAAGGATGAACTCTTCAGGCTGCTCCCGCATGAGGATTTACAAAGTGCAGTTATCCTCGTCTTCGCAAATAAACAGGACCTCAAGGATGCCATGAGTCCTGCTGAGATAACTGATGCGCTTTCCCTTCATAGCATAAAAGATCATGATTGGCACATCCAAGCTTGCTGTGCCCTTACTGGTGAAGGTTTGTATGATGGTTTGGGTTGGGTAGCACAACGGGTTAGTGGAAAGGCTCCAAGCTTGGAGAGTTGA